A single region of the Leisingera thetidis genome encodes:
- the paaA gene encoding 1,2-phenylacetyl-CoA epoxidase subunit PaaA, which translates to MYAQMIKSEATQDDPEKLAAFQARIDAGEKIEPKDWMPEGYRKTLIRQIGQHAHSEIVGQLPEGNWITRAPTLERKAILLAKVQDEAGHGLYLYCAAETLGVSRDEMTEMLLDGRMKYSSIFNYPTLNWADIGAVGWLVDGAAIMNQVPLQRTSFGPYSRAMIRVCKEESFHQRQGYDAIRKMAEGTPEQKKMAQDALNRLWYPSLMMFGPSDKDSVHSAQSMAWKIKMNTNDELRQKFVDQTVPQAEYLGLTVPDPDLKWNEERGHYDYTDPDWSEFFDVIKGNGPCNTDRLAARNKAWDDGAWVRDGMLAHARKKAARKHAAE; encoded by the coding sequence ATGTATGCTCAGATGATCAAATCCGAAGCGACCCAGGACGATCCGGAAAAGCTGGCCGCCTTCCAGGCCCGTATCGACGCGGGCGAGAAGATCGAGCCCAAGGACTGGATGCCCGAGGGCTACCGCAAGACGCTGATCCGCCAGATCGGCCAGCACGCCCATTCCGAAATCGTCGGCCAGCTGCCCGAGGGCAACTGGATCACCCGCGCCCCGACGCTGGAGCGCAAGGCGATCCTGCTCGCCAAGGTGCAGGATGAGGCGGGCCACGGCCTGTACCTTTACTGTGCGGCGGAAACGCTGGGGGTTTCCCGCGACGAGATGACGGAGATGCTGCTCGACGGGCGCATGAAGTATTCGTCGATCTTCAACTATCCGACGCTGAACTGGGCCGACATCGGGGCGGTCGGCTGGCTGGTCGACGGGGCCGCGATCATGAACCAGGTGCCGCTGCAGCGCACCTCCTTCGGCCCCTATTCGCGCGCGATGATCCGGGTCTGCAAGGAAGAGAGCTTTCACCAGCGCCAGGGCTATGACGCCATCCGCAAGATGGCCGAGGGCACGCCGGAGCAGAAGAAGATGGCGCAGGACGCGCTGAACCGCCTCTGGTACCCGTCGCTGATGATGTTCGGCCCGTCCGACAAGGACTCGGTGCATTCCGCCCAGTCGATGGCCTGGAAGATCAAGATGAATACCAATGACGAGCTGCGCCAGAAGTTCGTCGACCAGACCGTGCCGCAGGCCGAATACCTTGGCCTCACCGTCCCCGATCCGGACCTGAAATGGAACGAGGAGCGCGGCCATTATGATTACACCGACCCGGACTGGAGCGAGTTCTTTGACGTGATCAAGGGCAACGGCCCCTGCAACACGGACCGCCTCGCCGCCCGCAACAAGGCCTGGGACGACGGCGCCTGGGTGCGCGACGGGATGCTGGCCCACGCCAGGAAGAAAGCCGCCCGAAAGCACGCCGCCGAATAA
- the paaB gene encoding 1,2-phenylacetyl-CoA epoxidase subunit PaaB, whose amino-acid sequence MKNEWPLWEVFIRGQHGMSHRHVGSLHAPDAEMAIKNARDVYTRRNEGVSIWVVEANHIAASSPSDKGPLYEPSESKVYRHPTFFDIPEEVGAM is encoded by the coding sequence ATGAAAAACGAATGGCCCCTCTGGGAAGTCTTCATCCGCGGCCAGCACGGCATGAGCCACCGCCACGTCGGTTCCCTGCATGCGCCGGACGCCGAAATGGCGATCAAGAACGCCCGCGACGTCTATACCCGCCGCAATGAGGGCGTGTCGATCTGGGTGGTCGAGGCAAACCACATTGCCGCGTCCTCGCCCAGCGACAAGGGCCCGCTCTATGAGCCGTCCGAGTCCAAGGTCTACCGCCACCCGACCTTCTTCGACATTCCCGAAGAAGTGGGAGCGATGTGA
- the paaC gene encoding 1,2-phenylacetyl-CoA epoxidase subunit PaaC produces MTREEAFAQFLLRMGDNTLILGHRVSEWCGHAPVLEEDIALANTALDMIGQTQMWLGLAAEVQGEGKSADDLAFLRDAWDFRNVLLVEVPNGGFGRTLMRQFLFDAWHSIQLGRLMKSSDARVAAIAEKASKEVAYHLERSADTVVSLGDGTEESHARMQAALDYLWPYAGEMFQSDAVDAEMVKAGIAPDPAALREEYDALVSRILTEATLTIPESRFAHKGGRTGAMHTEHLGHLLTQMQWLQRAYPGAKW; encoded by the coding sequence ATGACCCGCGAAGAGGCTTTTGCCCAGTTCCTGCTGCGGATGGGCGACAACACCCTGATCCTCGGCCACCGGGTCAGCGAATGGTGCGGCCATGCGCCGGTGCTGGAAGAGGACATCGCACTTGCCAACACCGCGCTGGACATGATCGGCCAGACCCAGATGTGGCTTGGCCTCGCTGCCGAGGTGCAGGGCGAAGGGAAATCCGCCGACGATCTCGCCTTCCTGCGCGACGCCTGGGATTTCCGCAACGTGCTGCTGGTCGAGGTGCCGAACGGCGGCTTCGGCCGCACCCTGATGCGCCAGTTCCTGTTCGACGCCTGGCATTCGATCCAGCTGGGCCGGCTGATGAAATCCTCCGACGCGCGCGTCGCGGCAATTGCCGAGAAGGCGTCGAAAGAGGTTGCCTATCACCTGGAACGCTCCGCCGATACCGTGGTGAGCCTGGGCGACGGCACCGAGGAAAGCCATGCCCGCATGCAGGCGGCGCTGGACTATCTCTGGCCTTACGCGGGCGAGATGTTCCAGTCCGACGCGGTCGACGCCGAGATGGTGAAGGCAGGCATTGCCCCCGATCCGGCGGCCTTGCGCGAGGAATACGACGCGCTGGTCTCCCGCATCCTGACTGAGGCCACGCTGACCATCCCGGAGAGCCGTTTTGCCCACAAGGGCGGCCGCACCGGTGCAATGCACACCGAACACCTGGGCCACCTGCTGACCCAGATGCAATGGCTGCAGCGCGCCTACCCGGGCGCCAAGTGGTAA
- the paaD gene encoding 1,2-phenylacetyl-CoA epoxidase subunit PaaD, translating into MSQVTTQPSIDQIWEWLDAVPDPEIPVISLVDLGIIRDVAWEGETLVVSVTPTYSGCPATAVIALDIETALRDRGITDLKLKTLISPAWTTDWLSAKGRARLEGYGIAPPQAAGGPEKCPNCGSTDVTKVSQFGSTPCKAHWRCQDCLEPFDYFKCI; encoded by the coding sequence ATGAGCCAAGTGACAACTCAGCCAAGCATTGACCAGATCTGGGAGTGGCTCGACGCCGTGCCGGATCCGGAAATCCCGGTGATCTCGCTGGTCGATCTGGGCATCATCCGCGATGTGGCATGGGAGGGGGAGACCTTGGTTGTTTCCGTCACCCCGACCTATTCCGGCTGCCCGGCAACTGCGGTGATCGCCTTGGATATCGAAACCGCGCTGCGGGACCGCGGCATAACCGATCTGAAGCTCAAAACCCTGATCTCCCCGGCCTGGACCACCGACTGGCTGTCGGCCAAGGGCCGCGCCAGGCTGGAGGGGTACGGCATCGCCCCGCCCCAGGCCGCCGGCGGCCCGGAGAAATGCCCCAACTGCGGCAGCACCGATGTCACCAAGGTCAGCCAGTTCGGCTCGACCCCCTGCAAGGCCCACTGGCGCTGCCAGGACTGCCTCGAACCCTTTGATTATTTCAAGTGCATCTGA
- a CDS encoding 2Fe-2S iron-sulfur cluster-binding protein, which translates to MARFHDLEVTDVRKTIRDAVVVTLKPAGGAVGDFAFTQGQYLTFRRDFDGEELRRSYSICAGRDEGILQVGIKRVDGGAFSTWANTDLKPGDTLQAMPPMGTFFTPLDAGAEKHYLGFAGGSGITPVLSILKTTLAAEPNASFTLVYANKGVNTIMFREELEDLKNLYMGRFNVIHVLESDAQDIDLFTGLVTQEKCAQLFEHWIDIGSVDTAFICGPEPMMLGIAAALRTAGLDDSQIKFELFASAQPGRAKRKAAATGAGSSANQTRAAITLDGATQTIEMGKDMTLLDAALENAMDAPYACKAGVCSTCRCKVLEGEVEMVANHALEDYEVEKGYVLSCQAYPVTDTVVVDYDQ; encoded by the coding sequence ATGGCGCGCTTTCACGATCTTGAAGTCACCGACGTCCGCAAGACCATCCGCGATGCGGTGGTTGTCACCCTCAAGCCCGCGGGCGGCGCGGTCGGGGACTTCGCCTTCACCCAGGGCCAGTACCTGACCTTCCGCCGCGACTTCGACGGCGAGGAGCTGCGCCGCAGCTATTCGATCTGTGCCGGCCGCGACGAGGGCATTCTGCAGGTCGGCATCAAGCGCGTCGACGGCGGCGCCTTCTCGACCTGGGCCAATACCGATCTGAAACCCGGCGACACCCTGCAGGCAATGCCGCCGATGGGGACTTTCTTCACCCCGCTCGATGCAGGCGCCGAGAAGCACTACCTCGGCTTTGCAGGCGGCTCCGGCATCACCCCGGTGCTGTCGATCCTCAAGACCACGCTGGCAGCAGAACCGAACGCCTCCTTCACGCTGGTCTACGCCAACAAGGGCGTCAACACGATCATGTTCCGCGAGGAGCTGGAGGACCTGAAGAACCTCTACATGGGCCGTTTCAACGTCATCCATGTGCTGGAATCGGACGCCCAGGACATCGACCTGTTCACCGGCCTGGTGACGCAAGAGAAATGCGCCCAGCTGTTCGAGCACTGGATCGACATCGGATCGGTGGACACCGCCTTCATCTGCGGCCCCGAACCGATGATGCTGGGCATCGCCGCAGCACTGCGCACCGCCGGTCTGGATGACAGCCAGATCAAGTTCGAACTGTTCGCCTCTGCCCAGCCGGGCCGCGCCAAGCGCAAGGCCGCCGCCACCGGCGCCGGCAGCAGCGCCAACCAGACCCGCGCCGCCATCACCCTGGACGGCGCCACCCAGACCATCGAGATGGGCAAGGACATGACCCTGCTGGACGCGGCGCTGGAAAACGCGATGGATGCGCCCTACGCCTGCAAGGCGGGGGTCTGCTCCACCTGCCGCTGCAAGGTGCTGGAAGGCGAGGTCGAGATGGTCGCCAACCACGCGCTGGAGGATTACGAGGTCGAGAAGGGCTATGTGCTGTCCTGCCAGGCCTATCCGGTGACCGATACCGTCGTGGTCGATTACGACCAGTAA
- a CDS encoding Phenylacetic acid catabolic protein, which translates to MTDEMSIESYLAQGGVLSNPSNVPPRYRAELLKMMATFVDSELAGAAGFADIINEGPGIKARIAAAKIVLEKSDSAEKVLRIMGEFGADTERYADHHPWTARLERDADIGQSRTKHDMRLAVFNYPLEGWADAVVMNLLMGRAVALQLEELSHVSYQPLAEAFRAILPVEAHHADLAEEGLMQLVEAKGAPALQELADYWWPRVAASFGQEGSEKFEGLKAMGLRRTPNAELKARWQQDAGATLGKTGLKPAA; encoded by the coding sequence ATGACTGACGAGATGAGCATCGAAAGCTATCTGGCCCAGGGCGGCGTGCTGAGCAACCCGTCCAACGTGCCGCCGCGCTACCGCGCCGAGCTGCTGAAGATGATGGCGACCTTTGTCGACAGCGAGCTGGCGGGCGCCGCCGGCTTTGCCGACATCATCAACGAAGGGCCGGGTATCAAGGCGCGTATCGCTGCCGCGAAGATCGTGCTGGAAAAATCCGACAGCGCCGAGAAAGTGCTGCGCATCATGGGCGAGTTCGGCGCCGACACCGAACGGTATGCCGACCACCACCCCTGGACCGCCCGGCTGGAACGGGACGCTGACATCGGCCAGAGCCGGACCAAGCACGACATGCGGCTGGCCGTGTTCAACTACCCGCTGGAAGGCTGGGCGGATGCGGTGGTGATGAACCTCCTGATGGGCCGGGCGGTGGCACTGCAGCTGGAGGAGCTGTCCCATGTCTCCTACCAGCCGCTGGCCGAGGCGTTTCGCGCCATTCTGCCGGTCGAGGCGCACCATGCGGACCTGGCCGAAGAAGGCTTGATGCAGCTGGTTGAGGCAAAAGGCGCGCCAGCGCTGCAAGAGCTGGCGGACTACTGGTGGCCGCGGGTGGCGGCAAGCTTCGGCCAGGAAGGCTCGGAGAAGTTCGAAGGGCTCAAGGCCATGGGCCTGCGCCGCACCCCGAATGCCGAGCTGAAAGCCCGATGGCAGCAGGACGCGGGGGCCACTCTTGGCAAGACCGGGCTGAAACCGGCCGCGTAA
- a CDS encoding branched-chain amino acid aminotransferase, translating to MAAGSTIRTYSDGKWQDGDLAVMRAADHAMWLGSSVFDGARFFDGMTPDLDLHCARTNASARALMMTPTLSAEQMAEVVREGLEGFAPGAAVYIRPMYWAADGDETLIAPRADSTRFAVSLEEIPMAPDTAAATLTRTRFRRPVLETAVVNAKAGCLYPNNARMLREARSKGFSNALVLDAMGNVAETATTNVFMVRDGEVFTPIPNGTFLAGITRARHISNMRADGIPVQECVLGYQDFEEADEIFLSGNMSKVTPVTAFDNCRYQAGPVAKRVREMYWDWASSQP from the coding sequence ATGGCAGCGGGCAGCACCATCCGAACCTATTCCGACGGCAAGTGGCAGGACGGCGACCTGGCGGTGATGCGGGCCGCGGATCACGCAATGTGGCTGGGCTCCTCGGTGTTTGACGGTGCGCGGTTCTTTGATGGGATGACCCCGGATCTGGACCTGCACTGCGCCCGCACCAATGCCTCGGCCCGGGCGCTGATGATGACGCCGACGCTGTCGGCAGAGCAAATGGCGGAGGTGGTCCGCGAAGGGCTGGAGGGATTTGCGCCCGGTGCCGCGGTCTATATCCGGCCCATGTACTGGGCCGCAGACGGCGACGAGACCCTGATCGCCCCCAGAGCGGACAGCACCCGCTTTGCCGTCAGCCTGGAGGAAATCCCGATGGCGCCGGACACCGCCGCTGCGACCCTCACCCGCACCCGCTTCCGCCGTCCGGTGCTGGAAACCGCGGTGGTGAATGCCAAGGCCGGCTGTCTTTACCCCAACAACGCCCGGATGCTGCGGGAGGCGCGCAGCAAGGGGTTCTCCAATGCGCTGGTGCTGGATGCGATGGGCAATGTGGCCGAAACCGCCACCACCAATGTCTTCATGGTACGCGATGGCGAAGTGTTCACCCCGATCCCCAACGGCACCTTCCTGGCCGGCATCACCCGCGCGCGCCACATCAGCAACATGCGCGCCGATGGCATCCCCGTGCAGGAATGCGTGCTGGGCTATCAGGATTTCGAAGAGGCCGACGAGATCTTCCTGTCCGGCAACATGAGCAAGGTGACCCCGGTCACCGCCTTTGACAATTGCAGGTATCAGGCGGGCCCCGTCGCCAAGCGGGTGCGCGAGATGTACTGGGACTGGGCCTCCAGCCAGCCGTAA
- a CDS encoding universal stress protein: MRKFLVVLDDSRECLNAMRFAAMRAAHTGAGVTILSVIPPDEFNHWIGVGEVMREEARERIHAHFEVFAKWMRDRQNVDPELVIREGEPVPEILDYIEADAEIGVLVLGAGTGRKGPGPLVTQLTKNSGTLPVPITIVPGDLSKEKLEAIT; the protein is encoded by the coding sequence ATGCGCAAATTCCTTGTGGTACTGGACGACAGCCGCGAATGCCTGAACGCCATGCGGTTTGCCGCGATGCGGGCGGCGCATACCGGTGCCGGCGTCACCATCCTGTCGGTGATCCCGCCGGACGAGTTCAACCACTGGATCGGCGTCGGCGAAGTCATGCGGGAAGAGGCACGCGAGCGGATCCATGCGCATTTCGAGGTCTTTGCCAAATGGATGCGCGACCGCCAGAACGTCGACCCGGAACTGGTGATCCGCGAAGGCGAGCCGGTGCCGGAAATCCTCGACTATATCGAGGCCGACGCGGAGATCGGCGTGCTGGTGCTGGGGGCCGGCACCGGGCGCAAGGGGCCGGGTCCTCTGGTCACCCAGCTGACCAAGAACTCGGGCACCCTGCCGGTGCCGATCACCATCGTGCCCGGCGATCTGTCGAAAGAAAAACTCGAAGCAATCACCTGA
- a CDS encoding 2-hydroxychromene-2-carboxylate isomerase, producing MGGRITFWFEFASPYSYLSVMRIGQEAAARGVTVTWKPFLLGPVFADQGWDTSPFNIYPAKGRYMWRDMQRICAARGLPFRRPSPFPQNGLKAARLALAAAEQDRIETFAQAVFRAQFGNGADISSETVLRRCLHQAGLGEAGMGAALLERAAAPEIKSALRRRTEQAIAAGIFGAPSFFSGDELFWGDDRLEQALAHAAAGVF from the coding sequence ATGGGCGGCAGGATCACCTTCTGGTTCGAATTCGCCTCCCCCTATTCCTATCTCAGCGTGATGCGCATCGGCCAAGAGGCCGCCGCGCGCGGGGTCACCGTCACCTGGAAGCCGTTCCTGCTGGGGCCGGTGTTTGCCGACCAGGGCTGGGACACCTCGCCGTTCAATATCTACCCGGCCAAGGGGCGCTACATGTGGCGCGACATGCAGCGGATCTGCGCCGCCCGAGGGCTGCCCTTCCGCCGCCCGTCCCCGTTTCCGCAGAACGGGCTGAAGGCAGCACGGCTGGCGCTGGCGGCGGCGGAGCAGGACCGGATCGAAACCTTTGCACAGGCTGTATTCCGGGCGCAATTCGGCAATGGCGCGGATATCTCCAGCGAAACCGTCCTGCGGCGCTGCCTGCACCAGGCGGGCTTGGGCGAGGCGGGCATGGGCGCGGCGCTGCTGGAGCGTGCAGCAGCGCCTGAAATCAAATCGGCACTGAGAAGGCGGACGGAACAAGCCATCGCCGCAGGCATTTTCGGCGCACCGAGTTTTTTCAGCGGCGACGAACTGTTCTGGGGCGATGACCGGCTGGAACAGGCACTGGCGCACGCCGCAGCCGGCGTATTTTAG
- a CDS encoding NifU family protein, which yields MFIQTESTPNPATLKFLPGQTVLEVGTADFPSAEAAGKSPLASRIFAVEGVTGVFFGNDFVTVTKADGVDWDHIKPAILGAVMEHYQSGQPVMADGSADPASGHAEHSGEDAEIVSQIKELLDSRVRPAVAQDGGDITFHGFDRGVVYLHMQGACAGCPSSTLTLKMGIENLLRHYIPEVTEVRPVAV from the coding sequence ATGTTCATTCAGACTGAATCCACGCCCAACCCGGCGACGCTGAAATTCCTGCCGGGCCAGACCGTTCTGGAGGTGGGCACCGCCGACTTCCCCAGCGCCGAGGCGGCGGGCAAATCGCCGCTGGCTTCCCGCATCTTTGCGGTCGAAGGCGTGACCGGGGTGTTCTTCGGCAACGACTTCGTGACCGTGACCAAGGCGGACGGCGTCGATTGGGACCACATCAAGCCCGCGATCCTGGGCGCAGTGATGGAGCATTACCAGTCCGGCCAGCCGGTGATGGCGGACGGCTCTGCCGATCCGGCCTCGGGCCATGCCGAGCATTCCGGCGAAGACGCCGAAATCGTCAGCCAGATCAAGGAACTGCTGGACAGCCGGGTGCGCCCCGCAGTGGCGCAGGACGGCGGCGACATCACCTTCCACGGCTTTGACCGCGGCGTGGTCTACCTGCACATGCAGGGCGCCTGCGCGGGCTGCCCCTCCTCGACGCTGACGCTGAAGATGGGCATCGAGAACCTTTTGCGCCATTACATCCCGGAAGTCACCGAGGTGCGCCCGGTCGCCGTCTGA
- the tsaB gene encoding tRNA (adenosine(37)-N6)-threonylcarbamoyltransferase complex dimerization subunit type 1 TsaB has product MTDQPLVLGFDTSAAHCAAALLRGGEVLASRLEEMARGQAERLMPLLEEVLAEGGAAWQDLDAIGVGIGPGNFTGIRIAVSAARGLALGLEVPAVGVDGFEARAAAGTLPAVPAPRDQVYAALPGEAPRLMPSQEAEEAARGAGLAFAPEASPAGIAETVARIAAARFRTVTEPPAPLYLRSADAAPSSDVPPALIDE; this is encoded by the coding sequence ATGACAGACCAGCCGCTGGTTCTGGGATTTGACACATCGGCCGCGCATTGCGCGGCCGCTTTGCTGCGCGGCGGCGAGGTGCTGGCGTCCCGGCTGGAGGAAATGGCCCGCGGCCAGGCCGAGCGGCTGATGCCGCTGCTGGAAGAGGTGCTGGCAGAGGGCGGTGCCGCCTGGCAGGATCTCGACGCCATCGGGGTCGGCATTGGCCCCGGCAACTTCACCGGCATCCGCATTGCGGTCTCCGCCGCCCGCGGGCTGGCGCTGGGGCTGGAGGTTCCGGCCGTTGGCGTCGACGGGTTCGAGGCCCGCGCCGCCGCAGGCACCCTGCCCGCGGTGCCAGCGCCGCGCGATCAGGTCTATGCCGCGCTGCCGGGCGAGGCACCGCGTCTGATGCCCAGCCAGGAGGCCGAGGAGGCCGCCCGCGGTGCCGGGCTGGCGTTTGCGCCCGAGGCAAGCCCGGCGGGGATAGCCGAAACTGTTGCGCGTATCGCGGCGGCACGGTTCCGCACTGTGACGGAGCCGCCGGCCCCCCTGTACTTGCGGTCTGCCGATGCGGCCCCCTCCAGCGACGTCCCCCCGGCGCTGATTGATGAGTGA
- a CDS encoding GNAT family N-acetyltransferase, whose product MSDPLAPERMAATHAAAFSQSRPWSAAEIAALLDSPLIFAAGDERCFALVRVIADEAELLTIATDPAHQRQGLARICMAGCEAAARERGAAEMFLEVAEDNAAAQALYRACGFAECGRRAGYYRRAGAKAADALLMRKALR is encoded by the coding sequence ATGAGTGATCCGCTGGCACCGGAAAGGATGGCCGCCACCCACGCCGCGGCCTTCAGCCAATCCCGCCCGTGGAGCGCCGCGGAAATTGCCGCGCTGCTGGACAGCCCGCTGATTTTCGCCGCGGGCGACGAGCGCTGTTTTGCTCTGGTGCGGGTGATTGCGGATGAGGCGGAGCTGCTGACCATTGCCACCGATCCCGCGCATCAGCGCCAGGGGTTGGCGCGGATCTGCATGGCGGGCTGTGAAGCCGCCGCCCGGGAACGCGGCGCGGCGGAAATGTTCCTGGAGGTGGCCGAGGACAACGCCGCGGCCCAGGCGCTGTACCGGGCCTGCGGATTTGCCGAATGCGGGCGGCGGGCCGGCTACTACCGCCGGGCGGGCGCCAAAGCCGCCGATGCGCTGCTGATGCGCAAGGCCTTACGTTAG
- a CDS encoding BMP family lipoprotein, whose translation MTVMKPLLGAAATLALTAGAALAEPALIFDLGGKFDKSFNEAAHSGAQRWAEETGESYREIELQSEAQREQALRRFAEAGANPIVMVGFAFADALGQVAADYPDTKFTIIDMVVEGDNVRSVVFNEHEGSYLVGMMAAMASKSDTVGFIGGMDIPLIRKFACGYAEGVKAANPDAKVISNMTGTTPAAWNDPVKGSELTKAQISQGADVIYAAAGGTGVGVLQTAADEGILSIGVDSNQNHLHPGKVLTSMTKRVDNAVYQAFTDGESMETGFSVMGLANGGVGYAMDEHNAALVPAGMQAAVDEAAAKIASGEIKVHDYMSDDSCPVLSF comes from the coding sequence ATGACCGTGATGAAACCGCTGCTGGGCGCAGCCGCGACGCTGGCCCTGACTGCAGGCGCTGCGCTGGCCGAACCGGCCCTGATCTTTGACCTGGGCGGCAAGTTCGACAAGAGCTTCAACGAAGCCGCGCATAGCGGCGCCCAGCGCTGGGCCGAAGAGACCGGCGAAAGCTACCGCGAGATCGAGCTGCAGTCCGAAGCCCAGCGCGAGCAGGCGCTGCGCCGCTTTGCCGAGGCCGGCGCCAACCCGATCGTGATGGTCGGCTTTGCCTTTGCCGACGCCCTGGGCCAGGTGGCCGCCGATTACCCGGACACCAAGTTCACCATCATCGATATGGTGGTCGAGGGCGACAACGTGCGCTCGGTTGTCTTTAACGAACACGAAGGCTCCTATCTGGTCGGCATGATGGCCGCGATGGCGTCCAAATCGGACACTGTCGGCTTCATCGGCGGCATGGACATCCCGCTGATCCGCAAGTTCGCCTGCGGCTATGCCGAAGGCGTCAAGGCAGCCAACCCGGACGCCAAGGTGATTTCCAACATGACCGGCACCACCCCGGCCGCCTGGAACGACCCGGTGAAGGGCTCGGAGCTGACCAAGGCGCAGATCAGCCAGGGCGCCGATGTGATCTATGCCGCGGCCGGCGGCACCGGTGTGGGCGTGCTGCAGACCGCCGCCGACGAGGGCATCCTGTCGATCGGCGTGGACAGCAACCAGAACCACCTGCACCCGGGCAAGGTGCTGACCTCGATGACCAAACGGGTGGACAACGCGGTCTATCAGGCCTTCACCGATGGCGAGAGCATGGAGACCGGCTTCTCGGTCATGGGGCTGGCCAATGGCGGCGTCGGCTATGCGATGGATGAGCACAACGCCGCCCTGGTCCCGGCCGGCATGCAGGCCGCGGTGGACGAAGCCGCTGCCAAGATCGCCTCGGGCGAAATCAAGGTGCATGACTACATGTCGGACGACAGCTGCCCTGTGCTGAGCTTCTAG
- a CDS encoding nuclear transport factor 2 family protein — protein MTDSLHTLFAAWGDPAPEGRAAKTDAAIGPRFYYSDPNTPAPIEGRAAYLDYIAQFSAKMPGAAAKVVAVSQHHGHARATVDFEKDGKRMVRGQYFADLHDGKVVRLIGFPGMGEPD, from the coding sequence ATGACGGATTCACTTCATACTCTGTTTGCGGCCTGGGGCGACCCGGCCCCCGAAGGCCGCGCTGCAAAAACCGACGCGGCCATCGGGCCTCGTTTTTATTACTCCGATCCCAACACCCCCGCCCCCATCGAGGGACGCGCCGCCTATCTGGACTATATCGCGCAGTTCAGCGCGAAGATGCCCGGTGCCGCGGCCAAGGTGGTTGCCGTCTCGCAGCACCATGGGCACGCGCGTGCCACGGTGGATTTCGAAAAAGACGGCAAACGCATGGTGCGCGGCCAGTATTTTGCCGATCTGCATGACGGCAAGGTGGTGCGGCTGATCGGATTTCCAGGCATGGGAGAGCCCGATTGA